Proteins encoded in a region of the Sphingomonas sp. HMP9 genome:
- a CDS encoding OPT family oligopeptide transporter — protein sequence MTDATRGVTGTGVPETSMRELTFRGIVLGGIITLLFTAANVYLGLKIGLTFATSIPAAVISMAVLRLFKDSTILENNIVQTIASAAGTLAAIIFVLPGLVMIGWWQGFPFFTTSAITMFGGVLGVLFSVPLRRALVVDTVLPYPEGRAAAEVLKVGAGSREGGEESARGLGIIVANAVVSAGFAILTQTKLVAAEAATWFRVGAGATGISGGLSFALLGAGHLVGISVGMAMFAGVIIGWWILLPILTSGGSITGTAEVIATTVFRSDVRFFGAGVIGVAAIWTLLKIAGPVVGGVRSALAASAAKRGGEVLALEERDIPIGIVGIGSLAMLVPIGMLLWTVLQGGPLEASAIGLIAGSLVFILVIGLVIAAVCGYMAGLIGASNSPVSGIGILAILAASILLVSWFGRAVEPGTTQALVAYGLIVTGIVFGIATISNDNLQDLKTGQLVGATPWKQQVALLIGVVFGSIVVPPVLNLLGSTLGFAGAPGAGPNALAAPQAALISALAKGVLGGNLNWGMIGYGALTGVVVIAVDELLGKAGKLRLPPLGVGLGVYLPMSVTLPVTIGAVVGYMYDRWADRARDPELAKRMGVLTATGMIVGESLWGVGFAGIVYLTNKETPLALVGDGFASVALIGGTLLFAVLTWVMYRRTMAASR from the coding sequence TATCTCGGGCTCAAGATCGGGCTGACCTTCGCGACGTCGATCCCCGCCGCGGTGATCTCGATGGCGGTGCTGCGATTGTTCAAGGATTCGACCATCCTGGAAAACAACATCGTCCAGACGATCGCGTCCGCCGCGGGCACGCTGGCGGCGATCATCTTCGTGCTGCCCGGCCTCGTGATGATCGGCTGGTGGCAGGGCTTCCCGTTCTTTACGACCTCGGCGATCACGATGTTCGGCGGCGTGCTCGGCGTGCTGTTCTCGGTGCCGCTCCGCCGCGCGCTCGTCGTCGACACCGTACTGCCCTACCCTGAGGGGCGGGCGGCGGCCGAAGTGCTCAAGGTCGGCGCGGGGAGTCGCGAAGGCGGTGAAGAGAGCGCACGCGGGCTCGGCATCATCGTCGCCAACGCGGTCGTCTCGGCGGGTTTCGCGATCCTGACGCAGACCAAGCTGGTCGCCGCCGAGGCCGCGACGTGGTTCCGCGTCGGCGCAGGCGCGACGGGGATTTCGGGCGGATTGTCGTTCGCATTGCTCGGCGCCGGGCATCTGGTCGGCATCTCGGTCGGCATGGCGATGTTCGCGGGCGTCATCATCGGCTGGTGGATCCTGCTGCCGATCCTGACCTCCGGCGGGAGCATCACCGGCACCGCGGAAGTGATCGCGACCACCGTGTTCCGCTCGGATGTCCGCTTCTTCGGCGCGGGCGTGATCGGAGTCGCGGCGATCTGGACGTTGCTCAAGATCGCCGGACCCGTGGTCGGCGGCGTGCGGTCGGCGCTGGCGGCGTCGGCGGCCAAGCGTGGCGGCGAAGTGCTGGCGCTCGAGGAACGCGACATTCCGATCGGGATCGTCGGGATCGGCTCGCTGGCGATGCTCGTGCCGATCGGTATGCTGTTGTGGACCGTGTTGCAGGGCGGGCCGCTGGAGGCGTCGGCGATCGGGCTGATCGCGGGCAGCCTGGTGTTCATTCTGGTCATCGGCCTCGTGATCGCGGCGGTGTGCGGGTACATGGCCGGGCTGATCGGTGCGTCGAACTCGCCCGTGTCGGGGATCGGCATCCTCGCCATTCTCGCAGCGTCGATCCTGCTGGTGTCGTGGTTCGGTCGTGCGGTCGAGCCGGGCACCACGCAGGCGCTGGTTGCCTATGGGCTGATCGTGACGGGCATCGTGTTCGGGATCGCGACGATCTCGAACGACAATCTGCAGGATCTGAAGACGGGCCAGCTGGTCGGCGCGACGCCTTGGAAGCAGCAGGTGGCGTTGCTGATCGGCGTGGTGTTCGGATCGATCGTCGTGCCACCGGTGCTCAATCTGCTTGGTAGCACGTTAGGGTTTGCGGGTGCGCCGGGGGCGGGGCCCAATGCGCTGGCGGCCCCGCAAGCGGCGTTGATCTCTGCGCTCGCGAAGGGCGTGCTGGGGGGCAACCTCAACTGGGGGATGATCGGCTATGGTGCTCTCACCGGCGTTGTCGTGATCGCGGTCGACGAGCTGCTGGGCAAGGCGGGGAAGCTGCGGTTGCCGCCGCTGGGCGTCGGGCTGGGCGTGTATCTGCCGATGTCGGTGACGCTGCCGGTCACGATCGGGGCGGTCGTCGGCTATATGTATGACCGCTGGGCGGACCGGGCGCGCGATCCCGAGTTGGCCAAGCGTATGGGCGTGCTGACTGCGACGGGGATGATCGTCGGGGAGTCGCTGTGGGGCGTCGGGTTTGCGGGGATCGTGTACCTGACCAACAAGGAGACGCCGCTGGCGCTGGTCGGCGACGGGTTTGCGAGTGTGGCGCTGATTGGCGGGACGCTGCTGTTCGCGGTGCTGACGTGGGTGATGTACCGACGGACGATGGCGGCGTCGCGGTAG
- a CDS encoding glycosyltransferase family 4 protein: MVKPADGGNIARLALIGNFLPRQCGIATFTTDVFTAMRARFPEIAVDVYAMDDHPGKYDYPAEVTGTIPEPDLSAYIDTARKIEASGAQAIWLQHEYGIFGGPAGEHILALLDRTTLPVIVTLHTILEKPNADERRVLEGLLRRAARVVVMAERGRDILQRVYGANPRQIVMIPHGVPDRDLLDPAVLKDKFGWQGRKVMLTFGLLAPNKGIETVINALPTVIAKHPDLLYVVLGATHPNLVAYEGEKYRDKLKALAVDKGVAGNVAFVDAFLEHGELLDYLQAADVYVTPYTNPAQITSGTLSYAIGVGKPVISTPYVHATEILADGHGVLVPFGDVDAFAREIDALMSNDRDRNRLAERAYARGRTMIWPKLAEAMMTEIRAIVAARPFRLAKVPAPLKQLAPDFAAVERMSDSTGMLQHSIYSIPDRRHGYCIDDNCRALMLMSAIPDMDEVLRDKWMTIYASFVQYAWNPDTRRFRNFMNYDRTWCEDAGSEDSNGRTLWSLGVTARDAQAAKHRDWATAMFDSTASVALELGSLRAQAFAMLGAAAMLEAKPGHQLSLSILEAFPKVHLDLLAKARRPEWQWFEIVLAYDNTRLPQALIRAGQALKRQDLIECGLATLDWIVAKQTSPEGRFRAVGSESFNRPYAEPLQFDQQPLEAQATVEACAAAFDATGDVRWRDEALRAYGWYLGVNDLDLPLASVADGGCYDGLMPTGLNRNQGAESILALQLASCAISGVSKAAQSVAGATRVVA; the protein is encoded by the coding sequence ATGGTGAAACCGGCGGACGGTGGGAATATCGCGCGACTGGCGCTGATCGGTAATTTTTTGCCGAGACAGTGTGGCATCGCCACCTTCACGACCGACGTTTTCACGGCCATGCGCGCGCGCTTTCCCGAGATTGCCGTCGACGTCTACGCGATGGACGATCACCCCGGCAAATATGATTATCCGGCCGAAGTCACCGGCACGATCCCCGAGCCCGACCTTTCGGCCTATATCGACACCGCGCGGAAGATCGAGGCCAGCGGCGCGCAGGCGATCTGGCTCCAGCACGAATATGGCATCTTCGGCGGCCCCGCCGGCGAACACATTCTCGCGCTTCTTGATCGCACCACGCTGCCGGTCATCGTGACGCTGCACACCATCCTCGAAAAGCCCAACGCCGACGAGCGTCGCGTCCTCGAAGGCCTGCTGCGTCGCGCCGCCCGCGTGGTCGTGATGGCCGAGCGTGGCCGCGACATCCTGCAGCGCGTCTATGGCGCCAATCCACGCCAGATCGTCATGATCCCGCACGGCGTGCCCGACCGCGACCTGCTCGATCCTGCCGTGCTGAAGGACAAGTTCGGCTGGCAAGGCCGCAAGGTCATGCTGACGTTTGGCTTGCTCGCGCCCAACAAGGGGATCGAGACGGTCATCAACGCGCTCCCCACGGTGATCGCGAAGCATCCCGACCTGCTCTATGTCGTGCTCGGCGCCACGCATCCGAACCTCGTCGCATATGAAGGCGAGAAGTACCGCGACAAGCTCAAGGCGCTTGCCGTCGACAAGGGTGTGGCCGGCAATGTCGCGTTCGTCGATGCGTTTCTCGAACATGGCGAACTGCTCGATTATCTCCAGGCCGCGGACGTCTATGTGACGCCCTACACCAACCCTGCGCAGATCACGTCGGGCACGCTCAGCTATGCGATCGGCGTCGGCAAGCCCGTCATCTCGACGCCCTATGTCCACGCGACCGAAATCCTCGCTGACGGCCACGGCGTGCTCGTGCCGTTCGGCGATGTCGATGCGTTCGCGCGTGAGATTGACGCGCTGATGTCGAATGACCGCGATCGCAATCGGTTGGCCGAGCGTGCGTATGCGCGTGGCCGCACGATGATCTGGCCGAAGCTCGCCGAGGCAATGATGACGGAGATCCGTGCGATCGTGGCGGCGCGCCCGTTTCGCCTCGCCAAGGTTCCCGCACCGCTGAAGCAGCTCGCGCCCGATTTCGCCGCGGTCGAGAGGATGAGCGATTCGACCGGCATGCTCCAGCATTCGATCTACTCGATTCCCGATCGCCGTCACGGCTATTGCATCGACGACAATTGCCGCGCGCTGATGCTCATGAGCGCGATCCCCGACATGGATGAGGTTCTCCGCGACAAGTGGATGACGATCTATGCGTCGTTCGTGCAATATGCGTGGAACCCGGACACGCGCCGCTTCCGCAACTTCATGAACTACGATCGCACCTGGTGCGAGGATGCGGGATCGGAAGATTCGAACGGTCGCACGCTCTGGTCGCTCGGCGTCACCGCGCGCGATGCGCAGGCCGCCAAGCACCGCGACTGGGCGACCGCCATGTTCGACTCGACCGCGTCGGTGGCGCTTGAACTCGGCAGCCTGCGTGCACAGGCGTTCGCGATGCTCGGCGCCGCGGCGATGCTCGAGGCCAAACCCGGCCACCAGCTGTCGCTGTCGATCCTCGAGGCCTTCCCCAAGGTCCATCTCGATCTGCTCGCCAAGGCGCGCCGTCCCGAATGGCAGTGGTTCGAAATCGTGCTCGCCTACGACAACACCCGTCTCCCGCAGGCGCTGATCCGCGCAGGCCAGGCGCTCAAGCGTCAGGACCTGATCGAGTGCGGCCTCGCCACGCTCGACTGGATCGTCGCCAAGCAGACCTCGCCCGAGGGTCGCTTCCGCGCGGTCGGGTCGGAGAGCTTCAACCGGCCCTATGCGGAGCCGTTGCAGTTCGACCAGCAGCCGCTCGAAGCGCAGGCGACCGTCGAGGCGTGTGCGGCCGCGTTCGACGCGACCGGCGACGTGCGCTGGCGTGACGAGGCACTCCGCGCCTATGGCTGGTACCTCGGCGTCAACGACCTCGATCTGCCGCTGGCGAGCGTTGCGGATGGCGGCTGTTACGACGGCCTGATGCCGACCGGGCTCAACCGAAACCAGGGTGCCGAGTCGATTTTGGCGCTCCAACTCGCAAGTTGTGCCATTTCAGGGGTATCTAAAGCAGCGCAAAGCGTGGCAGGAGCCACCCGCGTCGTCGCCTAG
- a CDS encoding glycoside hydrolase family 130 protein codes for MDLFNHQLRLHADPSRVVVRPFHIAWGGHGGAPSRTERLVGEVLEMSPAQARAQLEVVLKDFEARHWQTRRVFMTRYDQIEDMLGLNGAEIGDEKRQLIGAYFCHEYSYAAAALMNPSAVPHFDQSGMPPGSMRILMSLRAVGEGHISSVAFREGIITSENQMKLAPEPPFATATDAVGSGEDEMPIGPVTVYRHRDSTLSGTVIFPITQAQSKGLEDLRIVRFQHEDGQYEWIGTYTAYNGSVIQSELMRTRDFRAFDLVPMTGPAARNKGMALFPRKVNGQYMMIGRQDGENLFLLKSDTLTDWDDGEKILTPEYPWELVQIGNCGPPIELDEGWLLLTHGVGAMRKYSIGAVLLDKDDPSKVIGRTKQPILAAKDQDREGYVPNVVYSCGALKHGDTIFMPYGIADSSVGFAFVPIKDMLAAMA; via the coding sequence ATGGATCTGTTCAACCACCAGCTGCGGCTGCACGCGGACCCTTCGCGTGTCGTCGTCCGGCCGTTCCATATCGCCTGGGGCGGTCATGGCGGCGCGCCGAGCCGCACCGAGCGGCTCGTCGGCGAAGTGCTCGAAATGTCGCCCGCACAGGCGCGCGCGCAACTCGAGGTTGTGCTGAAGGATTTCGAGGCGCGCCACTGGCAGACGCGCCGCGTGTTCATGACCCGCTACGACCAGATCGAGGACATGCTCGGGCTGAACGGTGCCGAGATCGGCGACGAGAAGCGCCAGCTGATCGGCGCCTATTTCTGCCATGAATACAGCTATGCCGCCGCCGCGCTGATGAACCCGAGCGCGGTGCCGCATTTCGACCAGTCGGGGATGCCGCCGGGTTCGATGCGCATCCTGATGTCGTTGCGCGCGGTCGGCGAGGGTCACATCTCGTCGGTCGCCTTCCGCGAAGGTATCATCACCTCCGAAAACCAGATGAAGCTGGCGCCCGAACCCCCGTTCGCCACCGCGACCGATGCGGTCGGCAGCGGCGAGGACGAAATGCCGATCGGCCCCGTCACCGTCTATCGCCACCGCGACAGCACGCTGAGCGGCACCGTGATCTTCCCGATCACGCAGGCGCAGTCGAAGGGGCTGGAGGATCTCCGCATCGTCCGGTTCCAGCACGAGGACGGCCAGTATGAGTGGATCGGCACCTACACCGCGTATAACGGCTCGGTGATCCAGTCGGAGCTGATGCGCACCCGCGATTTTCGCGCGTTCGATCTCGTGCCGATGACCGGCCCCGCCGCGCGCAACAAGGGCATGGCGCTGTTCCCGCGGAAAGTGAACGGCCAGTACATGATGATCGGCCGGCAGGACGGCGAGAACCTGTTCCTGCTCAAGTCCGACACGCTGACCGACTGGGACGATGGCGAGAAGATCCTGACGCCGGAATATCCGTGGGAACTGGTGCAGATCGGCAATTGCGGACCGCCGATCGAGCTCGACGAGGGTTGGCTGCTGCTGACTCACGGCGTCGGTGCGATGCGGAAGTACTCGATCGGCGCGGTGCTGCTCGACAAGGACGATCCGTCGAAGGTGATCGGCCGCACCAAGCAGCCGATCCTCGCGGCGAAGGACCAGGATCGCGAGGGCTACGTCCCCAACGTCGTCTACAGCTGCGGCGCGTTGAAGCATGGCGACACGATCTTCATGCCGTACGGGATCGCCGACAGCTCGGTGGGCTTCGCGTTCGTACCGATCAAGGACATGCTCGCCGCGATGGCTTAA
- the queF gene encoding preQ(1) synthase, which yields MTAPANPLHLGQNSALPASPEEAVLDYVPNPRPGRTYLVRFAAPEFTSLCPVTGQPDFAHLVIDYVPGETIVESKSLKLFLSSFRNHAGFHEDCTVGIGERLFDEMKPVWLRIGGYWYPRGGIPIDVFWQSSAPPHDLWLPDQGVASYRGRG from the coding sequence ATGACCGCACCCGCCAACCCTTTGCATCTGGGCCAGAACAGCGCCCTCCCCGCCTCTCCAGAAGAGGCCGTGCTCGATTATGTTCCGAACCCGCGGCCGGGCCGGACATATCTCGTGCGGTTTGCCGCGCCCGAGTTCACGTCGCTCTGCCCCGTCACCGGCCAACCCGACTTCGCGCACCTCGTGATCGACTATGTCCCGGGCGAGACGATCGTCGAATCGAAGTCGCTGAAGCTGTTCCTGAGCAGCTTCCGCAACCATGCCGGCTTCCACGAGGATTGCACCGTCGGCATCGGCGAGCGGCTGTTCGACGAGATGAAACCCGTGTGGCTGCGCATCGGCGGCTATTGGTATCCACGCGGCGGCATCCCGATCGACGTGTTCTGGCAATCAAGTGCACCGCCGCACGATCTGTGGCTGCCGGACCAGGGGGTCGCCTCCTATCGCGGCCGCGGATGA
- a CDS encoding sulfurtransferase, which produces MDALVTTEWLAGELGAPSRGGDLRIVDATYAEGRDAAAEYEAAHIPGAVFMNLAELRDTDSDLPNMLPSAEKFASRMQTLGLGDGSRIVLYDSSPWHTAARAWWMLRLFGAHNVAILDGGLAKWQAEGREMASGKDTLRHRHFTTWADLKGVRAIDQMKANVDSGAEQVLDARSAARFTGAEEDPRPGTAPGHIPGSTNLPQGAVFNADGTWKTGAALKAEFDKAGVDLSKPLVMTCGSGITAAVLAFGAHLLGNEAALYDGSWSEWGGDPSTPKATGTT; this is translated from the coding sequence ATGGACGCGTTGGTGACCACCGAATGGCTGGCAGGCGAACTGGGCGCGCCATCAAGGGGGGGTGATCTTCGGATCGTCGACGCGACCTATGCCGAGGGACGCGACGCCGCGGCGGAATATGAGGCGGCGCACATTCCCGGCGCGGTGTTCATGAACCTCGCCGAGCTGCGCGATACCGACAGCGACCTGCCCAACATGCTGCCGTCCGCCGAGAAGTTCGCGAGCCGGATGCAGACGCTGGGCTTGGGCGATGGCAGCCGGATCGTGCTGTACGACAGTTCGCCGTGGCACACCGCGGCGCGCGCGTGGTGGATGCTGCGGCTGTTCGGCGCGCACAACGTGGCGATCCTCGACGGCGGGCTGGCCAAATGGCAGGCCGAGGGGCGCGAGATGGCGTCGGGCAAGGACACGCTGCGGCATCGCCATTTCACGACCTGGGCGGACCTCAAGGGCGTGCGCGCTATCGATCAGATGAAGGCGAACGTCGACAGCGGTGCGGAGCAGGTGCTCGACGCACGCTCAGCGGCGCGCTTTACGGGGGCGGAGGAAGACCCGCGGCCCGGCACCGCGCCGGGGCATATTCCGGGTTCGACCAATCTACCGCAGGGCGCGGTGTTCAACGCGGACGGCACGTGGAAGACCGGCGCCGCGCTGAAGGCGGAGTTCGACAAGGCGGGCGTCGATCTGTCGAAGCCGCTCGTGATGACCTGCGGCTCGGGCATTACTGCGGCGGTGCTCGCATTCGGCGCGCATCTGCTCGGCAATGAGGCGGCGCTGTACGACGGCAGCTGGTCCGAATGGGGCGGCGATCCGTCCACACCCAAGGCGACGGGAACGACATGA
- a CDS encoding cryptochrome/photolyase family protein, whose amino-acid sequence MTLKKTTLVPILGDQLTIDLASLRGHDPEATIVLMMEVADETTYVRHHKRKIAYILSAMRHHAEALRAAGWTVEYTTLDDPDNAGSFTGEIARAVERHDPERIVVTEGGEWRVMAMLESWETLFGIPVAIRSDDRFLASHADFETWAAERKSLTMEWFYRQMRTRTGLLMTDGKPEGDRWNFDKENRKPAKNDLLMPRPLVFEPDAITTEVLALVAERFAEHPGSLDGFDYAVTADDAERQAANFFKHALPQFGDYEDAMLTGEPHLWHSILSPYINSGLLDPLDLCRRAEAEYRAGRAPLNAVEGYIRQIIGWREYMRGIYWREGPDYVERNFLDHHRELPGWYWTGETDMHCLREAIGQTLETAHAHHIQRLMVTGNFALLIGADPAKVHQWYLEVYVDAYEWVELPNTLGMSQFGDGGLLGSKPYISSGAYIDRMSDYCGTCRYKVKQRIGPDACPFNALYWDFLARHEDKLGRNNRLAMPYRNWAKQSQADRDATRAQAAQFLASLDASGPAGY is encoded by the coding sequence ATGACGCTGAAGAAAACCACACTTGTACCGATCCTCGGCGACCAGCTCACGATCGACCTTGCATCGTTGCGCGGGCACGATCCCGAGGCGACGATCGTGCTGATGATGGAGGTCGCCGACGAGACGACCTATGTCCGCCATCACAAGCGCAAGATCGCCTATATCCTCTCGGCGATGCGGCATCATGCCGAGGCGTTGCGTGCGGCGGGCTGGACGGTGGAATACACCACGCTCGACGATCCCGACAATGCGGGCAGCTTCACCGGCGAGATCGCACGCGCGGTCGAGCGGCACGACCCCGAGCGGATCGTCGTCACCGAGGGCGGCGAGTGGCGCGTGATGGCGATGCTCGAAAGCTGGGAGACGCTGTTCGGCATACCCGTCGCGATCCGCAGCGACGACCGGTTCCTCGCGAGCCATGCCGATTTCGAGACCTGGGCGGCGGAGCGCAAGTCGCTGACGATGGAATGGTTCTACCGCCAGATGCGGACGCGTACCGGGTTGTTGATGACCGACGGCAAGCCCGAGGGCGATCGCTGGAACTTCGACAAGGAGAACCGCAAGCCCGCGAAAAACGACCTGCTGATGCCGCGCCCGCTGGTGTTCGAGCCGGATGCGATCACGACCGAGGTGCTGGCGCTGGTGGCGGAGCGGTTCGCCGAGCATCCGGGGAGTCTCGACGGGTTCGACTATGCAGTGACGGCCGACGATGCCGAGCGACAGGCGGCGAACTTTTTCAAACACGCGCTGCCGCAGTTCGGCGACTACGAGGATGCGATGCTCACCGGCGAGCCGCATCTGTGGCATTCGATCCTGTCGCCCTACATCAATTCGGGGCTGCTCGATCCGCTCGACCTGTGCCGGCGGGCGGAGGCGGAATATCGTGCCGGGCGTGCGCCGCTCAACGCTGTCGAGGGGTATATCCGCCAGATCATCGGCTGGCGCGAATATATGCGCGGGATCTACTGGCGCGAGGGGCCCGACTATGTCGAGCGCAACTTCCTCGACCACCACCGCGAACTCCCCGGCTGGTACTGGACGGGCGAGACCGACATGCACTGCCTGCGCGAGGCGATCGGCCAGACGCTCGAGACCGCGCATGCGCACCACATCCAGCGGCTGATGGTGACGGGCAATTTCGCGCTACTGATCGGTGCGGACCCCGCCAAGGTGCACCAATGGTATCTCGAGGTGTATGTCGACGCGTATGAATGGGTCGAGCTGCCCAACACGCTGGGGATGAGCCAGTTCGGCGATGGCGGGCTGCTGGGCTCGAAGCCCTATATCTCGTCGGGCGCGTATATTGACCGGATGTCCGATTATTGCGGGACATGCCGGTACAAGGTGAAGCAGCGGATCGGGCCCGATGCGTGCCCGTTCAACGCGCTCTACTGGGATTTCCTTGCGCGGCACGAGGACAAGCTCGGGCGCAACAACCGGCTCGCGATGCCGTATCGCAACTGGGCCAAACAGTCACAGGCGGACCGCGACGCGACGCGCGCACAGGCCGCGCAGTTTCTCGCCTCCCTCGACGCGAGCGGCCCCGCTGGCTACTGA